From one Lycium ferocissimum isolate CSIRO_LF1 chromosome 7, AGI_CSIRO_Lferr_CH_V1, whole genome shotgun sequence genomic stretch:
- the LOC132062340 gene encoding uncharacterized protein LOC132062340, whose protein sequence is MSKPAFWIKESQWYYPMRTLKWDPWFDPEKETSIAIAWISFPTLALNYFDQSQLFSMALAVGTPLTLDLATKNKTRPSYARVMVEVDLLKEHPKRVAIQAVNNATGEVKTKRVTIQYDFTPKYCKECYLHGHDEETCWKIHPELLLEKEIEEGGEGEEKEVQVHTAEDKGKQAAVTNKVQEPGTSKNIIRQAQFKQANYRNRDHVIKVLESGKVVGNVKDLYKWQSNKGKKQVNINGNKQLNLALPAVEVNGPKNVGKQLGTEELEEGVVDDNKKLMVAAVLNSAVCTPVVEAAEIPNVGNSIGKQVNTVVTSSEVVALIDDGTKGVEKPLNVDAPVYTPGKRRNSPIRTKQWVQSAFPKYADPSVTMNKESYDIPSNSYGPGEERKLWSEQIKENNEEKEIQGDRAVSEQNSDSLGSAQQVHAMFDKVIDEEVVDISNATDNTQAVAKHGGMRHDADDKEKTKNVDTQVQEENACSEEVDNFSAKKANDLLEKQAVSASPNAIKSHGKEKHGAKVHGDKVQISDSMQEYSLDGNDIDESQDQTVGVESGIQAHSGAKVQDLVEKQQEFSPIMTKMTGVTSGNNKQQLSSIGHAKDSSKASSGAKQTQIVQQNARRNKAEVQKAPDNVADLQVAILDEEQAKIDMDEESTAQNFLNAARESDISPRQIAKGHGKQRRKLQKIMHLMFQG, encoded by the exons ATGTCGAAACCTGCGTTTTGGATTAAGGAATCACAATGGTACTATCCAATGCGAACACTCAAATGGGACCCATGGTTTGATCCGGAGAAAGAGACGAGCATTGCAATTGCATGGATTTCCTTTCCAACTTTAGCACTAAATTATTTTGATCAATCTCAATTGTTTTCAATGGCTTTAGCAGTAGGTACGCCACTAACATTAGATTTGGCTACCAAAAATAAGACACGACCAAGTTATGCTCGTGTCATGGTGGAGGTTGATTTATTGAAGGAACATCCTAAGCGAGTGGCTATTCAAGCTGTTAATAATGCTACTGGAGAAGTTAAAACCAAGAGGGTGACGATACAATATGATTTCACGCCGAAGTATTGTAAAGAGTGCTACCTGCATGGTCACGATGAAGAAACATGTTGGAAAATTCACCCAGAATTGCTTCTTGAGAAGGAAATTGAAGAAGGAGGCGAGGGTGAGGAGAAGGAAGTGCAAGTTCATACTGCAGAGGATAAAGGCAAACAAGCGGCTGTTACAAATAAGGTGCAGGAACCAGGTACAAGCAAAAATATTATAAGGCAAGCACAATTTAAGCAAGCAAATTATAGAAATAGGGACCATGTGATTAAGGTGTTGGAGAGTGGGAAAGTGGTTGGCAATGTGAAGGACTTATACAAATGGCAATCTAACAAAGGTAAGAAACAGGTGAATATTAATGGAAACAAGCAGTTGAATCTGGCCTTGCCAGCAGTTGAAGTAAATGGTCCAAAGAATGTAGGAAAACAGCTCGGCACTG AGGAGCTAGAGGAAGGAGTTGTTGATGATAACAAGAAGCTGATGGTAGCAGCAGTTCTCAATTCTGCTGTTTGCACTCCGGTTGTGGAAGCTGCAGAGATTCCAAATGTAGGGAATAGCATTGGGAAGCAGGTCAATACAGTGGTGACTTCCTCTGAGGTAGTGGCACTAATTGATGATGGGACTAAGGGAGTGGAGAAGCCCCTTAATGTTGATGCACCTGTTTATACTCCAGGCAAAAGGCGGAATTCACCAATTCGAACTAAGCAATGGGTGCAAAGTGCTTTTCCTAAATATGCAGATCCTTCAGTTACTATGAACAAAGAATCTTATGATATTCCATCAAATAGTTATGGTCCTGGTGAGGAAAGAAAACTTTGgagtgaacaaattaaagagaataatgaagaaaaggaaattcaaGGAGATAGAGCAGTTAGTGAGCAAAACTCTGATTCACTAGGGTCAGCACAACAGGTTCATGCAATGTTTGACAAGGTAATAGATGAAGAGGTAGTGGATATTTCAAATGCAACAGATAACACTCAGGCAGTTGCTAAACATGGTGGCATGAGGCATGATGCAGATGATAAGGAGAAAACCAAAAATGTAGATACTCAGGTTCAGGAAGAGAATGCATGTAGTGAAGAGGTGGATAACTTCTCAGCCAAAAAAGCCAATGATCTTCTTGAAAAACAGGCAGTTAGTGCAAGTCCTAATGCAATCAAA TCACATGGAAAGGAGAAGCATGGTGCTAAGGTGCATGGTGACAAGGTACAAATTTCAGATAGCATGCAGGAGTATAGCCTGGATGGGAATGATATTGATGAATCTCAAGATCAGACTGTTGGTGTAGAATCTGGAATTCAAGCTCACTCTGGTGCTAAAGTACAAGATCTGGTAGAAAAGCAACAAGAATTCAGCCCAATAATGACCAAAATGACTGGTGTTACTTCAGGCAATAATAAGCAACAGTTATCTAGTATAGGTCATGCGAAGGATAGCAGCAAGGCTAGTTCTGGGGCAAAGCAAACTCAGATAGTACAGCAGAATGCAAGAAGAAACAAAGCTGAAGTACAAAAAGCTCCAGATAATGTTGCAGATTTGCAAGTAGCAATTCTAGATGAGGAACAGGCTAAAATAGATATGGATGAAGAATCGACTGCTCAGAATTTTTTAAATGCTGCAAGAGAGAGTGATATTTCCCCTAGACAGATAGCAAAAGGGCACGGAAAGCAAAGAAGAAAGCTGCAAAAGATAATGCACCTCATGTTTCAGGGGTGA
- the LOC132062341 gene encoding WUSCHEL-related homeobox 3-like, with product MSLLKREKMTRPTRWSPTPEQIMFLEEMYRKGLRNPKATQIQSITAHLSSFGKIEGKNVFYWFQNHKARDRQKLKKKLLAQMNQQQILAQYPIDAHSTTTTSNSNNTNTNELFHCPTEQYPQYSSCGVKQICPFTSTGLLQEGGIKGASSQVMTYHLYPMDLSRPAENMENCMIPYGKDWIVMMNISPNNLASCVNRPLKTLPLFPITDGLKDQTTSPTLSLGV from the exons atgtcacttctgaaaagagaaaaaatgacAAGACCAACAAGGTGGAGTCCAACTCCAGAACAAATTATGTTCTTGGAAGAAATGTATAGGAAAGGTTTAAGGAACCCAAAGGCTACACAAATACAAAGTATCACTGCCCATTTGTCTTCTTTTGGGAAAATTGAGGGGAAAAATGTGTTTTATTGGTTTCAAAACCACAAAGCTAGGGACAGGCAGAAGCTTAAGAAAAAACTCCTTGCCCAAATGAACCAACAACAAATTTTAGCTCAATATCCCATTGATGCTCATAGCACTACTACTACCAGTAATTCCAATAACACCAACACAAATGAGCTCTTTCACTGCCCTACTGAGCAGTACCCTCAATATTCTTCTTGTGGTGTTAAGCAAATATGCCCTTTTACATCTACTGGACTTCTTCAAGAG GGTGGAATCAAAGGTGCATCATCTCAAGTAATGACTTACCACCTATATCCAATGGATCTCTCAAGACCAGCTGAGAATATGGAAAATTGCATGATACCATATGGAAAGGATTGGATCGTGATGATGAACATTAGTCCTAATAATTTAGCTTCTTGTGTCAATAGACCCCTCAAAACCCTACCACTTTTTCCCATAACCGATGGCCTCAAGGACCAGACTACATCTCCTACTTTAAGTCTAGgagtttaa